The following nucleotide sequence is from Pedococcus aerophilus.
TCGTCGGTCTCGCGGGCAAGGTGCAGCTCCTCCATGCGGAGGCGGTCGACGGCGCGGCGGAGCTGGTCGATCTCGACCGGCGAGGAGTCGATCTCCATGCGCAGCCGGGACGCCGCCTCGTCGACGAGGTCGATCGCCTTGTCGGGCAGCTGGCGGCCACTGATGTAGCGGTCGGACAGGCTCGCTGCGGCGACCAGCGCGGCATCCTCGATCTCGACCTTGTGGTGCGCCTCGTAGCGCTCCTTGAGCCCGCGCAGGATGGCGATCGTGTCCTCGACGGACGGCTCGCCGACGAAGACCTGCTGGAACCGGCGCTCCAGCGCCGGGTCCTTCTCGATGTGCTGGCGGTACTCGTCGAGCGTCGTCGCGCCGACGAGACGCAGCTCGCCGCGGGCCAGCAGCGGCTTGAGCATGTTGCCGGCGTCCATCGCGCCGTCGCCGGAACCGCCCGCGCCGACGACCGTGTGCAGCTCGTCGATGAACGTCACGACCTGGCCGTCGCTCGCCCGGATCTCCTCCAGGACCGCCTTGAGCCGCTCCTCGAACTCACCGCGGTACTTCGCGCCCGCGACCATCGCGGCGAGGTCGAGGCTGATCAACCGCTTGTCCCGCAGCGACTCCGGCACGTCACCGTCGACGATGCGCTGGGCGAGCCCTTCGACGACCGCGGTCTTGCCGACACCGGGCTCGCCGATGAGGACGGGGTTGTTCTTGGTGCGGCGCGAGAGCACCTGCACGACGCGGCGGATCTCCGAGTCCCGGCCGATGACCGGGTCGAGCTTGCCGTCGCGCGCCGCCTGGGTGAGGTCGGCGCCATACTTCTCCAGCGCCTCGCCGCCCTCGACGGGCAGCTCGCTGTTCACCTTGCGACCGGCGCGCAGGGCGTCGATCTTGGCCTCCATGTCCTTGGCGCCACGCTTCTGGACCGCGGCGAGGTGCCCGGTCTCGGCGAGCGCGAGGAGGAGGAGGTCGCCGGCGAGGTAGGTGTCGCCCTTGGCGCGCATCAAGGTGTCGGCCTGCTGGAGGACGGCGATGGCGTCGCGACCGAAGGTCGGCGGCTGGGTGGCCCCGGTGGTGGTGGGCAGCGTGCGCAGCCGCGCATCGGCCTGGCCGAGGACGTGGCCGGCGCCGGTCCCGGCGGCCTGCAGCAGGACGTCGGCCTGCGCGGTCTCGAGCTGGACCAGCGCGCTGGTGAGGTGGTCGGGGGTGATCTCGGGGTGGCCCGCGGTCTGCGCGGCGCGCTGGGCGAGGGCCAGCGCCTCGGCGACCTTGGCGGTGGGCTTCAGATCCATGCCTGGGTGCTCCTGGGTGTTCGGTCTACCTGTTCGTGGGAGACAACCGCTCCAAAGTTGAGTGTATTCCGCTCAACCTTGGGTTCGCACAGGCCATTGGTCCCCTCCTACAGGACGCGGGGCGTCGGCTCCGGGTCGTACCAGCCGCCGTGCTCCTCGGCCAGCGCCTGGAACCGGTCGCGCAGACCGCCCTCGACCGGCCCCGACTCGTCGGCGACCATCTCCTCGACGACGTGAACGGCCCACTCGTGTGCCTCGGAGTCGTCCTCGCCCGCGAGCGCCTCACGCACGACCCGCACGCCGGTGAACCCCTCCTCGGACAGCTCGGCAGCCACCTCGTCGGCGGTGTCACGCTCGGGGAAGACCAGCAGGTGCTCGCTCACAGGCCGAGTATGCCGCGTGCTTGGATGGCCGTGATGCCCCGCCACCCCGACGCGCCCAGGTCCGACGACCCGTGGGAGGGGTACCGGTCCGGGTCGGCCGGCTACCGCCGGATCTCCGCCTCGGTGTTCCTCGCCGGGATGGCGACGTTCGCGCTGCTCTACACGACCCAGCCGCTGCTGCCGCTGCTGTCGCGCGAGTTCGACGTGTCACCGGCGCAGAGCTCGCTCACGGTCTCGCTGTCCACGATCGGGCTCGGCCTGGCCATGCTCGTCGCCGCTCCGGTGTCCGAGCGCTTCGGTCGCACCACGATGATGCACGTCTCGCTGCTCGGTTCGAGCATCGTGTGCGCCCTCGCGGCCTTCGCTCCGACCTGGTCGACCCTGCTCGGGCTACGGCTGCTGCTCGGCGTCGTCCTGGCCGGCCTGCCCGCCGTCGCGATGGCCTACCTCACCGAGGAGCTCCACGGCAGCGCGGCCGCCCAGGCCGCAGGCCTGTACATCGCGGGGACCGCGCTCGGCGGCATGACCGGCCGTCTCCTGGCCGGCCTGCTCGCCCAGCTCTGGGACTGGCGCGCGGCGCAGCTCGGGATGGGTGGGCTCGGGATCCTCTGTGCCGCAGCGGTGCTCGCGCTGCTTCCGAGGTCCCGGCGCTTCACACCGGCCCCTCCCGGGTTGGGCGAGGCGGTCCGCAGCACCCGGGCGATCTTGCGCGACCCCGCACTGCTCATGCTGTTCGGCATCTCACTGACGGCCATGGGCGCCCAGGTCGGCATCTACAACACCATCGGGTTCCGGCTCGAGGCCCCGCCGTACGCCCTGCCGGTGGCGCTGGCCTCGCTCGTGTTCCTCGTCTACCTCGGCGGGTCGGCGGCCTCGACGATCGCCGGCAGGTGGTCCTCCAGGGTCGGTCGCCGCACGGTGGCGCCGGTCGCCGCGGTGGTCATGCTCCTGGGCGTCGTGCTGTCGCTCGCTCAACCGCTGTGGCTGGTCGTCGTGGCCCTGGCGGTCAGCACCGCGGGGTTCTTCGCGCTGCACGGGGTGGCCAGCGGCTGGGTGCCGGTGCGGGCGCGACTCGGCCGTGGCGGCGCCGCGCAGGCGAGCTCGCTCTACCTGTTCGCGTACTACCTGGGCTCGTCGGTGTTCGGCACGGCAGCGGGGTCGGCATGGGAGGCCGCCGGTTGGGCACCGGTCGTGGCGCTCTGCGGGGGCCTGGTCGTCGTCGCCCTCGGGCTCACCCTGCTCCTGCGCCGGACGCACAGCCTCGAGCCCGGAGGCGGCACCGGCCCGGGGCCTCAGACCGCCGGCTGACCTCGCCGGCACGCAGTTCGTCGAGCGCGGGCACTGTGGGCAGGGGTGTCCCTGCGCCGGTCCCGGGCTCAGCGGTGGGACGGTCGCCAGACGACGAGGGCCTGGGAGCGTCCGCTGCGCGGGCGCTCCCCCGCCCGGACGGCGATCACGTCGCCGGTCGGGCCGACCGCGAAGACCCGCGAGCCGAAGGTGCCCCGGGTCGCCATCCTCAGGCTGTCGACCTCGTCGGAGAGCTCGCGGACCCGCGCGCGCAGGGCGTCGACCTGGTGCTCGAGCTCGAGGATGCGCTGGATGCCGGCGAGGCTGATGCCCTCCTCCTGGGAGAGCCGCTGGACCTCGCGCAGCATCGCCACGTCGCGCCCGGAGTAGCGACGACCGCCACCCCGGGTGCGCGACGGGCTGACGATGCCGAGCCGGTCGTACTGCCGCAGCGTCTGCGCGTGCATCCCGGCAAGCGTGGCCGCCACGGAGATGACGAAGACGGGGGCCTCGTCGTCAGGCGAGAAGCCGGGACCGGGGGCTGCGGGCGCCACGGAGGGTCACCGTCCTGCGTTCTCGAAGAGCTCGGCGCGGGGGTCATGGCCCTCGTCCAGAGTCTTGAGCACCTCGACGGCCTCCCGGGCCTCGTCGGTCAGCCGCTGCGGCACGACCACGACGACGCGGGCCATGAGGTCGCCGGGCGCCCCCTTGACCTGGACCCCGCGTCCCTTGACACGCAGCACCCGACCACTCGGGGTGCCGGGGGCGATGCGGACCTTGACGGGTCCACCGGTCAGCGTCGGGACCGACACCGTGGCACCGAGGGTCGCCTCGGCGAAGGTGACCGGCAGGTCGATCGCGAGGTTGTCGCCCTCGCGGGTGAAGACCGGGTGCTTCTCGACGCTGACGGTGAGGATGAGGTCACCCGGGTCGGCGCCGCGGTCGCCGGGCTGGCCCTTGCCACGCAGACGGATCTTCTGGCCGTCCTTGACCCCGGCGGGGATCCGCGTGGTGATGGTGCCGCCACCGGCGACACCGAGGGTGACGGTCGCACCTTCGACCGCGTCGCGGAACGGCAGGCTGGTGCGGGCGGTCAGGTCACCGCCCTTGCGTGGTCCGGTCGGGGCCCGGAACCCGGCCCCGCCGCCATACGACTGACCGGCGCCTCCGCCGCCCCCGAACATGCCGAAGAGGTCCTCGAGGTTGGGCTGGCCGGCGCCGCCGGCACCACCGGTGGAGTAGCGGACGCGCTGGCCCCCACCGCCCCCACCTCCGAACATCGAGGAGAACACGTCGTCGAACCCGCCTCCACCGGCCGGCCCGCCTGGGCCACCTGCGGTGAAGCGGGCGCCGCCGCGGGCCATCTGGCGCACGGCGTCGTACTCGCGGCGCTTCTCCGGGTCGGACAGGACCGAGTTGGCCTCGCCGATGTCCTTGAAGCGCTGCTCTGCCGCCGCGTCCCCGGGGTTCTGGTCGGGGTGGTGCTTGCGGGCGAGCTTGCGGTAGGCCTTCTTGACCGCCGCCTCGTCAGCGTCCTGGGGGACGCCGAGGATGGCGTAGAAGTCCTTCTCGAACCAGTCCTGGCTGGCCATGTCCGGGTCCTCCTCTCAGCGGGTGGGGCGGGCGGGTGGTGCGTCCGTGGTGGGCGGGGGCCCGGCCAGATCGTATGGCGCGGACCCCCGGACCACGGTGTCGTGCAGTCTTGCTCGGGTCACTCGGGGTCCGCCACGGCGACACGCGCCGCACGCAGGACCTGCTCGCCGGCGCGGTAGCCGGGCTGGAGCACCTGGACCACCGTGGTCGACCCGGTGGAGGTGACCGAACCGTCCTGCGGCCAGGCCGTGTGCATGAGCGCCTCGTGGAGGTTCGGGTCGAACTCCTCGCCCACGGCGCCGTACCGCTCGAGACCGAACTTGCCGAGCGTGGACTCGAGCTTGTCGGCGATCGAGGAGAACGGGCCGCCCTCGAGGTCGCCGTGCTCGCGCGCGGCCTGGATGTCGTCGAGCACCGGCAGCAGCGCCTCGACCACGGACCGGGCGGCGCGCTCCTGCACGACCGCACGGTCACGGTCGACGCGACGCTTGTAGTTGACGTACTCCGCCTGGAGGCGCTGCAGGTCGACGAGCCGCTCCGCCGCGAGGGCGGTGTCGGGGTGGCCACCGGCAGCATCGCCGTCGGTGGGCACCTCGGCCCGGTCGGTCACCAACTCCTCGACGAGGTCGCCCTCGAGCGGGGTCTCGGCGCCCGCGGGGGCGGTGGGGCCGGCCTGCTGACCGGCACCCACCTCCTCCTCGCCGTCCGGGCGGGTGCCCTCGGGCCGGGAGCTGTGCTCCGTCACTTCTTCTCCTCGTCGTCCTCGACGACCTCGGCGTCCACGACGTCGTCGTCGGAGGAGGTGTCACCGGCGGGCGCGCCGTCGGTGGAACCCGCACCGTCACCGGCGCTGCCGGCCTGCTCGGACTCGGCCGCGGCGGCATACATCGCCGTGCCCAGCTTCTGCGACTCCTCCGAGAGCTTCGAGGTCTTGGCGGAGATGTCCTCCGGCGTCGCACCCGAGTCGGCCTTGAGGGCGTCCTTGAGGTCGGCGAGCGCCTCGTCGACCGGACCGCGACCGTCGGCCGGGATCTTGTCGGCGCTGTCGGTGAGGAACTTCTCCGTCGAGTAGACGAGCTGCTCGGCGGTGTTGCGGGCCTCGGTCTCCTCGCGGCGCTTCTTGTCCTCCTCCGCGTGGGCCTCGGCCTCCTTGATCATCCGCTCGATGTCCTCCTTGGCGAGGGCAGAGCCACCGGAGATGGTGATCTTCTGCTCCTGGCCGGTGCCACGGTCCTTGGCGGAGACGTTGACGATGCCGTTGGCGTCGATGTCGAACGTCACCTCGACCTGGGGCACGCCGCGGGGGGCGGGCGCGATGCCGCTGAGCTCGAAGGTGCCGAGCTGCTTGTTGTGCTGGGCGATCTCGCGCTCACCCTGGAACACCTGGATGAGGACGCTCGGCTGGTTGTCCTCGGCGGTGGAGAACACCTCGGAGCGCTTCGTCGGGATCGCGGTGTTGCGCTCGATGAGCTTGGTGAACAGGCCACCCTTGGTCTCGATGCCGAGGCTCAGCGGCGTGACGTCGATGAGCAGGACGTCCTTGCGCTCACCCTTGAGGACACCGGCCTGCAGGGACGCGCCGACGGCGACGACCTCGTCCGGGTTGACGCCCTTGTTGGGCTCCTTGCCACCCGTGAGCTCCTTGACGAGCGCGCTCACGGCGGGCATGCGGGTCGAGCCACCGACGAGGACCACGTGGTCGATCTCGGACAGGGAGATGCCGGCGTCCTTGATGACGTTCTGGAACGGCTGCTTGGTCCGGTCGAGGAGGTCCTTGGTGAGCTGCTCGAACTGCGCGCGGCTCATCGTCTCCTCGAGGTGGATCGGGCCGTTCTCCGACATCGAGAGGTACTGCAGGGAGATGTTGGTGCTCGTCGAGGACGAGAGCTCCTTCTTGGCCTGCTCCGCCGCGTCGCGAAGACGCTGCATGGCGATCTTGTCCTTGGACAGGTCGACGCCCGAGGTGTTCTTCACCGTGGTGAGCAGGTGGGACACGATGCGCTCGTCCCAGTCGTCGCCACCGAGCTTGTTGTCACCGCTGGTCGAACGGACCTGGATGGTGGAGAAGCCGTCGTCGGGGTCCTTGCCGACCTCGAGGAGGGACACGTCGAAGGTGCCACCACCGAGGTCGAAGACGAGGATGAGCTCGTCCTCCTTGCCCTTGTCGAGGCCGTACGCGAGGGCCGCGGCGGTGGGCTCGTTGATGATGCGCAGGACGTTGAGGCCCGCGATCTCACCGGCCTCCTTGGTGGCCTGGCGCTCGTGGTCGTCGAAGTACGCGGGGACGGTGATGACGGCGTCCGTCACGTCCTCACCGAGGTAGGACTCGGCGTCGCGCTTGAGCTTCTGCAGGATGCGGGCGCTGATCTCCTGGGCGGTGTACGCCTTGCCGTCGATCTCGGCGGACTTCCAGTCCGTGCCGATGTGGCGCTTGACCGACCGGATGGTGCGGTCGACGTTGGTGACGGCCTGGCGCTTGGCGATCTCGCCGACCAGGACCTCACCACCCTTGGAGAACGCGACGACCGAGGGGGTCGTGCGACCGCCCTCCGCGTTCGCGATGATGGTCGGCTCGCCGCCCTCGAGGACGGCGACAGCCGAGTTGGTGGTTCCGAGGTCGATGCCGACCGCACGTGCCATGGTGATGCTCCTGTGGTGCTCGGGGTTGAGTTGCTTCCACTCAAGTTAGGACGACGTCCCGGTGGGTGCAAATCCGGGATCGCAAACTTGAGTTCATCAGGCTCAACTTCGTGCGTGGAGACTTTGTTCCCGCCCGTATGCCGCCGTGCCCGACACCGCGCCGAGCCGCGCCCCCGCGGGGTGGCGGGCAGGCGGCATACCCCGCCGTCCTCGCCGGTGACCGCGGCAAAACGGTGGTTGCTCGACGAAACGGGCCCCATGTCCGCCGTTTCGTCGAGCAACCACCGTTTCGCGGGTCGGAGGCCAGGCCGGCGGCCGCTGGGCGTCAGGTGGGCTTGTGGTCCTCTTGGCGCTTGCGGCTGCGGGGGTCGGGGACCCCTGCGGTGTAGACCATCTCGTGCTCGTCGCCACGGCCGACGACGGGCATGCTGCCGAGCTCGCGCGTGATGACCGGGCCCTGGTCCTGCAGGGGCACGACGGTCGGCTCGCCGGGGTCGACCCGCACGCGCTCGCCGCGCACGACGAACTCCAGGCCGTCGCCCTCGACGAGGGTGAAGGCGATCTGGTCCGGCAGGATCTCGACCCGGACCCGGTTGCCGCGCACGCGGAGCCGGAACTCCAGCCGCGGCCAGCTCGCCGGCAGCCGCGGGTCGAAGGTCAGGGTGCCGTTGTGGTCGCGCATGCCACCGAACCCGTAGACCGAGGCGTTCCAGACCCCGCCGCAGGACGCGATGTGCACGCCGTCGGCGGCGTTGCGGTGCAGGTCGGCGAGGTCGACGTAGAGGCCGTCGTGGAAGTAGCGCAGCGCCAGGTCCTGGTACCCGACCTCGGCGGCGATGATCGACTGGACGACGGCAGACAGGGTCGAGTCGCCCGTGGTGATCGGGTCGTAGTACTCGAAGTCGGCGCGCTTCTCCTCGACGCTGAACAGGTCGCCCTGGAGGA
It contains:
- a CDS encoding ribonuclease E inhibitor RraB; this encodes MSEHLLVFPERDTADEVAAELSEEGFTGVRVVREALAGEDDSEAHEWAVHVVEEMVADESGPVEGGLRDRFQALAEEHGGWYDPEPTPRVL
- a CDS encoding MFS transporter gives rise to the protein MPRHPDAPRSDDPWEGYRSGSAGYRRISASVFLAGMATFALLYTTQPLLPLLSREFDVSPAQSSLTVSLSTIGLGLAMLVAAPVSERFGRTTMMHVSLLGSSIVCALAAFAPTWSTLLGLRLLLGVVLAGLPAVAMAYLTEELHGSAAAQAAGLYIAGTALGGMTGRLLAGLLAQLWDWRAAQLGMGGLGILCAAAVLALLPRSRRFTPAPPGLGEAVRSTRAILRDPALLMLFGISLTAMGAQVGIYNTIGFRLEAPPYALPVALASLVFLVYLGGSAASTIAGRWSSRVGRRTVAPVAAVVMLLGVVLSLAQPLWLVVVALAVSTAGFFALHGVASGWVPVRARLGRGGAAQASSLYLFAYYLGSSVFGTAAGSAWEAAGWAPVVALCGGLVVVALGLTLLLRRTHSLEPGGGTGPGPQTAG
- a CDS encoding heat shock protein transcriptional repressor HspR: MAPAAPGPGFSPDDEAPVFVISVAATLAGMHAQTLRQYDRLGIVSPSRTRGGGRRYSGRDVAMLREVQRLSQEEGISLAGIQRILELEHQVDALRARVRELSDEVDSLRMATRGTFGSRVFAVGPTGDVIAVRAGERPRSGRSQALVVWRPSHR
- a CDS encoding DnaJ C-terminal domain-containing protein — translated: MASQDWFEKDFYAILGVPQDADEAAVKKAYRKLARKHHPDQNPGDAAAEQRFKDIGEANSVLSDPEKRREYDAVRQMARGGARFTAGGPGGPAGGGGFDDVFSSMFGGGGGGGQRVRYSTGGAGGAGQPNLEDLFGMFGGGGGAGQSYGGGAGFRAPTGPRKGGDLTARTSLPFRDAVEGATVTLGVAGGGTITTRIPAGVKDGQKIRLRGKGQPGDRGADPGDLILTVSVEKHPVFTREGDNLAIDLPVTFAEATLGATVSVPTLTGGPVKVRIAPGTPSGRVLRVKGRGVQVKGAPGDLMARVVVVVPQRLTDEAREAVEVLKTLDEGHDPRAELFENAGR
- the grpE gene encoding nucleotide exchange factor GrpE, with protein sequence MTEHSSRPEGTRPDGEEEVGAGQQAGPTAPAGAETPLEGDLVEELVTDRAEVPTDGDAAGGHPDTALAAERLVDLQRLQAEYVNYKRRVDRDRAVVQERAARSVVEALLPVLDDIQAAREHGDLEGGPFSSIADKLESTLGKFGLERYGAVGEEFDPNLHEALMHTAWPQDGSVTSTGSTTVVQVLQPGYRAGEQVLRAARVAVADPE
- the dnaK gene encoding molecular chaperone DnaK, giving the protein MARAVGIDLGTTNSAVAVLEGGEPTIIANAEGGRTTPSVVAFSKGGEVLVGEIAKRQAVTNVDRTIRSVKRHIGTDWKSAEIDGKAYTAQEISARILQKLKRDAESYLGEDVTDAVITVPAYFDDHERQATKEAGEIAGLNVLRIINEPTAAALAYGLDKGKEDELILVFDLGGGTFDVSLLEVGKDPDDGFSTIQVRSTSGDNKLGGDDWDERIVSHLLTTVKNTSGVDLSKDKIAMQRLRDAAEQAKKELSSSTSTNISLQYLSMSENGPIHLEETMSRAQFEQLTKDLLDRTKQPFQNVIKDAGISLSEIDHVVLVGGSTRMPAVSALVKELTGGKEPNKGVNPDEVVAVGASLQAGVLKGERKDVLLIDVTPLSLGIETKGGLFTKLIERNTAIPTKRSEVFSTAEDNQPSVLIQVFQGEREIAQHNKQLGTFELSGIAPAPRGVPQVEVTFDIDANGIVNVSAKDRGTGQEQKITISGGSALAKEDIERMIKEAEAHAEEDKKRREETEARNTAEQLVYSTEKFLTDSADKIPADGRGPVDEALADLKDALKADSGATPEDISAKTSKLSEESQKLGTAMYAAAAESEQAGSAGDGAGSTDGAPAGDTSSDDDVVDAEVVEDDEEKK